CCCGGAACGCCCCGGCCACGGCCACCGGGTCGTTGCCGAACACGCCGCAGCCCCACGCGCCGAGCACCAGCCGCCGGTGCCCGTGGGCGGCGGCCACCCGGAGCACGCGGGCGGCGCGCCGCTCCAGCACGGCCGGGACCTCGGGCAGCAGGTGGGGCTGGGTGCGGGCGATCGCGGCGCGGTTCGGCGCGGCGGCGGTGAGGAACGAGACCGGGTGCGGCTCGGGCAGCAGCGCCCCGTCGTCGTCGCGGAACACCGGCACGCCGGGGGAGTGGATCACCCGGTCGCTGTAGGTCAGCTCGGCGTGCGCGCGGTGGTGCGTGTAGAAACCGCCTGCCGCCAGCAGGCACGGGTACAGCGCCGAGCTGCGCGCGAGGCTCTCCTCCTGCGCCTGCGCCCCGTTGAGGAAACCGCCGCCCGGGTTGCGCGCCGAGGCGAACACCAGGCAGGCCGCGTCCCCCAGCCGACGCGCGGCGGCCAGGGTCGACTCGCCGGTCACCTCCACCGCGGCCGCACCGCGGAACTCCGGCACCCCCAGCGGGTCGTCCGGCTCGTGCAGGCGGGTACCGGCGACGGCGCGACCCACGGCCGCCCGCACGTCCACCTCGACCCCGCCGACGCGGTAGGAACCGCGCTCGGCGATCTCCACCGCTTCCCGGGCGAGCGCCCGCAACCGACTGCTCACGACGGCCATCGTGGGTGCCGGGCCGCCGGCCGGGCAACCGGGTTTCCCACCGGGCCGACCTGTTCGGACCGGCCGGCTCAACCGCGCCACCCCGCGCCCTGCCCCGCCCGATCACCCCTCGACCGGGATCTCCACCGCGATCTCCTCGCCCAGCCGAGCCCCGCCCAGCAGGTCCAGCTCGTCACCGCTCCAGAACCGCCCCGGGTCGTACCAGTTCGCCCGCCGCCCGCCCGGCAGCAACCCCATCGCCTCGTACGTCACGGCCACCACCTCGGCGCAGTAGGCGGTCTCCAGCGTCGAGTCCGCGGTGCGCCGCAGGTTCGGCAGCCGCCCGCGCAACCACCGCGTGGCCAGCCGCGCCGTGGAGGGGAAGGGGGTGCCGTTGAGCCGGGCCACCGTCTTGAGCACGGCGTCGTCCTGCTCGCGGGTCGTGGCCCGGTCCAACTGGCGCAGCCAGGCCCGCTGCCCGTACTTGCGCGCCCACACCAGCACCGCCTCCCGCAGGTCGTGCAGCTGCACCCCGCGGTGGTGGGTGCCGGTCCACACGTCGGGCAGCGAGCGGCCCAGTTCGGCGTGCCACATCAGCGGCGGCAGGTCCTCGACGGCGACGGTCATGCCCACGTGGTTGACCGGGCTGTTCGTGGTCACCCGGATGGCGCGGTCGGCCGCCGAGCTGCCCCGGAACAGCCACACGTCGCCGGTGCGGGTGAGCTCGACCGCCTCGTCCAGACCGATCTTCGTTCCAGCCACGCCGGTAGCCTAGGCGGATGCGGTGGTGGAAGCTGCTCGGCCTGGCCGGTGTCGCGGGTGTCGCGGCGACCGGCGCGGTGATCGCCCGCGCGGAGCGCAAGCGCCGCGCCTACACGCCCGACGAGGTCCGGGCCCGCCTGCACGCGCGGCTCGCGGAAACCTCCAACGGACGACCATCGGGGGGTTGACCCGGACGGGCGGCGGGTCTGGGCTGGACCGCATGCGATCCCTGTTCGCGGCGCTGCTGTGCGCGCTCCTCGTCGCGCCGCCCGCCCACGCCGACTCCCGCCCGGCCCTGGACCTGGACGCGGCCACGATCCCGCAGTTGGCGCGGCGGATGGACGCGGGTTCGTTGACCTCGGTCGAGCTGACGCGCGCCTACCTGCGGCGCATCGACACCGTGGACCGGAGGGTGCGGTCGGTGCTGGCGGTGGATCCGGAGGCGTTGCGGCAGGCGGCGGAGAGCGACCGGCGGCGGGCCCGCGGTCAGGCGCGGGGGTTGATGGACGGCATCCCGGTGCTGCTCAAGGACAACATCGACACGCGCTCGGGCGGCACGGCGGGGTCGCGGGCGTTGCGGGTGCCGCCGCGTGACGACGCGGAGCTGGTCAGGCGCCTGCGCGAGGCCGGCGCGGTCGTGCTGGGCAAGACCAACCTGTCGGAGTGGGCGAACTTCCGCTCCACGCGCTCCACCTCGGGCTGGTCGGGCGTCGGCGGGCAGACCAACAACCCGTACGTGTTGGATCGCAACCCGTGCGGGTCGTCGTCCGGCTCCGGTGCGGCGGTGGCGGCGTCGTTGGCGCAGGTCGCGGTCGGCACCGAGACCGACGGCTCGATCGTGTGCCCGTCCGGCCAGAACGGCGTGGTGGGCCTCAAGCCGACCCTGGGCCGGGTCAGCGGTGACGGCATCGTGCCGATCTCCGCGCAGCAGGACACCGCGGGCCCGATGGCGCGGCATGTCGTCGACGCGGCGATCCTGATGTCCGCCCTGGAGGGGCGCGGTGCCGACTACGCCCGCGCGCTCACCCCCGACGCGCTGCGCGGCGCGCGGGTCGGCGTGTGGCGCAAGGCCGGGCGCGACGCCGAGGTGGACCGGGTCGTGCAGTCGGCGGTGGACGTGCTGCGGCGCAACGGCGCCACCGTGGTCGAGGTCGAGCTGCCCTACCAGGACGAGATCGACGCGGTCGAGTTCCCCGCCCTGATCACCGAGTTCAAGCACGACCTGGAGGCGTACCTCAAGTCCCGGCCCGGCGTGCCGCGGACCCTCACCGAGCTGATCGCCTTCAACGAGGCCGACCCGGTCGAGCTGAGCAGGTTCGGCCAGGAGCTGTTCCACGAGGCGGAGAAGGCACCGCCGATCACCGACCCGACCTACCGCGAGCAGCGCCGCACCGCCACCGACCTGGCCCGCCGCTCGATCGACGAGGTCCTGGCCGCCCACCGGCTGGACGTGGTCATGGCGCCCACCAACAGCCCCGCCTGGCGCACCGACTACGCCAACGGCGACGCCTACGTGCTGGGTTCCTCCACCCCCGCGGCGGTCTCGGGCTACCCGAACGCCACCGTCCCGGCGGGCTTCGCCGGCCCGCTCCCGATCGGCGTGTCGTTCATGGCCGGCCACGGCGCGGACGCGCGGGTCCTGCGGTTCGCCGCCGCCTTCGAGCGGGCGGCACCGGTGCGCCGCGCACCCGCCTACCTGCCCACCGTGTCGTGATGATCACAGAGAGTTAGTTCCGGCGTGCGGATCCCCGAAGTCGGTGCCATGTTGATCCCATGGTCGCTGTGGTGTTGGGAACCGGTTTGATGGGTGCCGGGATGGCGCGCAGCCTGCTGCGCGCCGGCCTGGAGGTGGTGGTGTGGAACCGCCGCGCCGACAAGGCCCGTCCGCTGGCCGAGGCGGGTGCGCGGGTCGCCGAGGACCCCGCGTCGGCGGTCGGGGACGCCGACGTCGTGATCACGATGCTCTTCGACGCCGACTCCACCGCCGAGGTCATGGCCGAGGCGCTGCCGGCGGTCCCGAAGGGCGCCACGTGGTTGCAGTGCGCGACGGTCGGCCTCGACGGCGCCGAGCGGCTGGCGGCGCTGGCCGCCGAGCACGGCGTGGACCTGGTGGACGCGCCGGTGCTGGGCACCCGCCAACCGGCCGAGCAGGGCCGGCTCACCGCCCTGGCCGCCGCGCCCGAGGCCCTGCGGGAGCGGGTGCGGCCGGTGCTCGACGCCGTCGCCAGCCGGGTCGTGTGGGCGGGCGAGCGCCCCGGCGACGGCCAGCGGCTCAAGCTCGTCGCCAACTCGTGGGTCCTGTCGATCACCGCGGCCACCGCCCAGGCCGTGGCGCTGGCGCGCGGGCTCGGGGTGGCGCCCGGGGCGTTCCTGGAGGCCATCTCCGGCGGGCCGGTGGACAGCGCCTACGCGCAGACCAAGGGGCGCGCCATGGTCGACGGCGACTTCACGCCGTCCTTCGGCGTCGACGGGGCGGCCAAGGACAGCGCGCTGATCGTCGAGGCCATGGGCGCCGCCGGCACCGACGACCGGCTCATGCGCGTCCTGCACGACCACTACCGCGCCGCCTACCGGGGCACGCCGGAGGACATGGCCGCCGTGGTGCGGGCGTTCGGCAGCTGAGTTCACCCGTTGGTGGAAGTTACCGTCGAACCGGGTACCTGTGCCGGGGGAAGGGGTCGTGAGGAGGCGGGCACGTGGGAACCGGTGGCGTGGTCGCGGCGGCGGCCCTGGCGGGCGCGGTGGCGGCGGGTGCGGGCGGGCTGGCCGCGTCCGCGGACCCGGACGAGATCTGGCAGGGCACCGGGCTGCGCGTGGTGGACCGGGCGGCGCGCTCCGACACCGAGTGCGTGCCCCACTCGTTCGGGCAGTTGCGGCAGTTGCTGACGGCCACGCCGTGCGTCGCGCTCGACCGGGTGCTGTTCACCCTCACCGACGACCGGGGCGGCACCATCGTCGTCTCGGTCGCCTGGGTGGAGTTCGGCGACGCGGACGCCGCCCGCGAGTTCAAGCGGGTCGAGGACATCCACGGCACGGGCGACATCACCCCGCTGTCGGGGTCGCTGCTGCTGATGAACGACGTCCCGTTCAGCGCGTACAACTACGACTCGGACACCCTCGACGGCACGACCGTGGTGGTGGCCGAGACCGAGGCGGTGTCGGGCGGGTTCACCGCCGAGTACCTGGACGACGTCGCCGGGATCGCGGTCCGCACCCCGCGCCCCTAACCGCAGGTGGCCAGGGCCTGCTCCAGCGCGGTCCGCTCGGCGGCCGTCACCGTCAGGCCGTACTGCGCCTTGATCCCCGCGTAGATCCGGCCGTACTGGCAGGCGTACGCCCCGTTCGGCGGCATCCACCGGTCGGGCGTCTGGTCGCCCTTCGCCTGGTTGACCTTCCCGGCGGTGGCGACCAGGTTGCGCAGGTCGTTGGCCGCCGCCACGCGCCGCTCCCGCGGCCACCCGGCCGCACCGCTGCGCCACATCTCCGCCAGCGGCACCACGTGGTCGATCTGGATCTTCGACACGCCGGTGACGGTCTCCCCGGTGTACGGGTCGAGCAGCGTGCCCGACTCGACCCCGCACCGCCCCTCCTTGCGCCGCACGTCGGTCAGGTCGCGCGCCAGCACCTGGCTGCGCTGGTCGCACCCGTCGCCGTCCACGTCCTCCCACGGCCGCCCGAACACGCACCCCTCGCCGTTGTCGCAGTCGCGCGCGTAGCCCTCCATCCGGCCGGGCTGCGCGACCGGCAGCTGCGCCAGGAGGGTCCGCGCGGTCGGCGCGTCCGGGGTGCCCTCGGGCACCCGGTCCACCGCGGTGCCGCCGGGCGCGGCACCCGGCAGGGTGTCGACCGCCTCACAGCCGGTCACCGCCAGGAACAGCGCGGCCAGCGCGGCCGCAGTCCGCCGCAGCATCTCGGCACACCCTCCCCGGTCGTCGGTGACCCGCCCGTACCCGGGCCGCGACCGGGGAAAACGCCGGTGGTCCGCGCGGAGCAGGCCGTGCCGACACCCGGCCGCACCGCGTTGGGCCACGCGGCCCGACGCGGTCGCCACCGGTGAGGTAAACGAAACGCGCATGTTTCGAACCCACTCGTTCGGGCTACCCGGGAACGCGTCGTGAGGACGGCGCGTTCCGGCGGTGGTTCGGGGGTGCGCGATGGACTGGGAGTTCGACGAGAACGTGATCCGTGCACTGCGGGCGTACGTCCTGCGGGTGACCCGTGCGCTCGGGCTCAGCGGTGAGTCCTCCTACGTCCAGGAGGACACCGCGTACCTGGCGCTCGACGGCAGGCTGCCCGGGTTCCCCGATCGGGACGTGGCGCTGCTGTGGGACGCCGAGCGGGGCTGGGCGCTGGCCCTGGAGAGCGACAGCTCGGAACCGCCGTTCGTGGTGGCGCGGATGCGCGACCGGGTGCGGCCGGAGCCGATCGCGGTGGCGCGGTGGGTCGAGGGCCTGGAGCTGATGACCGACAAGGCCGTGGCCGCGGGCGACGAGATGCTGGCGGCCAGCTAGTCGGACGTGCGGGAGTCGAGGTAGGTCTGGGTCTCGTCCAGGAGCGAGCGCACGTCCCGCATGAAGCTGCCGGCGCCGTGCAACGCCTCGTGGAAGCGCTCGGCGGACTCGGTCGACGCCGAGGTGAACACCAGCATCTCGGTCAGCTCCAGCCGCCGGTTGACCGAGCTGACCGCGCTGCGCCAGCGGTGCAGCAGGTCGATCAGCTCCGCGTCCCGGCGCGGGGTGAGGGCGCCGGAGGCGAACGCCGAGTCCACCGCCGACTGGATCAGCCGCGGGTACACCCGCCGCCCCGGCGGCGCGCTGGGCCGGAACGCCTCGCCGTCCAGGGTCTCCCGGTTGCGGGCCATCTCCAGCCGGATCGACTCGATGGCCTGCTTGCGCTGCTCGCGCTGGGTGGCCCAGCGCTCGGCGAAGATGCCGGTGATGCCCGCGAGCAGGGCGAGCGAGTTCACCGCCGGCTCCCAGCGCCCACCGGGCGGTGACACGGCGAACCAGGCCACGCCCAGCGCCGTCGCCACCGCGAGCGCGCCGAACGTCAGCACCGTGATGGCGATGCGCGTCATCGGGGGTCAGTTCTCCCAGATGTCGCGCGCCGGGTCGTCGCCGCGCCGCGGCACCCCGCCCGGTGCGAGCAGCAGCAGGTCCATGCCGAAGCCGTGCGCGGAGCGCGCCACCTGGAAGTCCGAGTGCGTGACCGCGACCCGGCGCATGCCCGCCTCGGCCACCACCCGGTCCAGCGCCGACCGCGCGTACTTGCGGGTCAGGTAGAGGCGGATGGTGTCGTGCTCGGGGAAGGGCACCCGGTTCCGGTCGGGCAGCATCACCACGAGGTCGCCGCCGGTCTGGTTCTGGTAGACGACCTTGACCTTCAGCGCCCGGTCGCCCTCCACGGAGCCGTGGAACCGGACCGAGTCCAGGCGGATGGTCAGGTCGGTGTTGTGCATCAGCGCGCTGGTGACGAACTTGCGGTAGGCGTGGCTGCGCTCGTACTCCTCGACCGCCTCCCCGGCCAGCTCCTCCGACAGCGCCTCGGTGGTGGCGACCTCCAGCAGGAACAGGTCCTGCGGGCGCGTGATCGAGGTCAGGTCCGCCAGCAGCTCGGCGTCCCGGTCGAAGTTCGCCAGCGTGTTGCCCAGCAGCGAGTACAGCACCGGCTCGTCGCCCACGACCCGGTGCACCAGGTCGCGGAACGCGGCCAGGTTGTCCCGGAGGGAGAAGTCCAGCTGCACCGGCGCCACCCGGTGGCCGCGCAGGCCCAGGCCGGTGGTGGCCTGCTGGGTGCCCAGGCGCAGCATCTCCGAGCTCATGTCCACCGGCACGTACAGCAGGTCGGGGTGGCGGTCGAGCAGGTGCGACAGGACCAGCCGGTCCTTGTGCCCGGTGCCGACGCCGAAGCTGACGTGGTGGAACCCGGCGCCGACGTGGTCGCGCACCTCGTTCCAGCGGCGGGTGAACGAGTCCAGGCTCTGCTTCATCACCAGGTAGAACGGGTCGGCGCAGGCGTGCGCCCAGGCGATGGTCGGGCCGATGCCCCAGTAGGCGTAACCGGAGGTGATCTGCTTGCCGTCGCCGGTGGCGGAGGGCTTGCCCAGCAGGTCGCTGGTCAGCGCCGCGAGCTTGTCCCGCTGGTCCTCGCCGACCAGGACCAGGGACCAGGCGAAGTCCGCACCGTCGATGGCCTTGGCCAGGTCGTCGACCAGCCGCCGCTCGCTCGCCGCCACTCGGCCTCCTCCGCACGCCGTCGCTCTCCGCAGCCTACCGACCACGGCCTCCGGGGACCGGGCGATCGGGTGTCCCGGCGGGGCGGGGTCGGGGACCGGGCGCCGGCACTCCCCGGGGCGACCGCCCCGACGCGCGCACCGCCCGCCGCCGGGCCGGTGCCCCCGCTCGACCGTCCACTTCGGAGCCCGCAGCCCGGTCGCGGTCCGCGACCGCTGCCCGGGTGCCCTTCGTCGTACGTCGCGAGGGGCGGAAACTCGCCTATATACAAGGAAAGGGGCCGTAGGCTGTGCCTACGGCCCCGTCGGGGGGTATGCGCCGGGGTTCACCCGCTCGCCGGCCGGAGCTCGCGGCCGGAGGCGGTCAGGTGCTCCCAGGTGCGACCGCGCTGGCTCGGCGGCGCCGAACCGTCCGCCGTGCACGTGGGGTACACCAGCCCGAAGGGCACTGGCTGGTAGAACTCGTCGCCGCTGCGGATGTCGATCAGGTCTCCCACGTGTGCCATCACAACCTCCCGAACGAATGCCGGAGGTGCCCGTCATCGGCTCCTCGTTGAACTGGGTGGGGGAGCCTCGGATACCCTTTCGCCAGGGCGTATATGCCTTGTACGCTGCGACAACAGGGTGAAAACGTCAACGCTTGTGGTGTGCGACCTCCTGCTCCGGGTCCGCCGCGGGCGGCAGGTCCCGGTCCACGTGGTCGGCATGGAAGAGCGCTTGCGCCAGCAGGCCCTTCACGTGGTCGTTGGCCGCCGAGTAGTACACGAACGTGCCCTCGCGCCTGCCCTTCACCAGACCCGCCAGGCGCAGCTTCGCCAGGTGCTGGCTGACCGCCGTCGGCGCGGCGCCCGCGACCTCGGCGAGGCAGGCCACCGACGACTCCCCCTGCAGCAGCGCCCACAGCACCTTGATCCGCGTGGGGTCGGCGAGCAGCCGGAACGACTCGGCGGCGAGGTGGACCTGTTCCTCGTTGGGCATGTCGAAGTCCGGCAGCGCGCTGTGCATGTCGTCAGCCTAACTACTTGCGTATCTGCGTGACTACGCAGATAGTCTAGCAGGGGAGCGCCGAGGTCGAGCGGAGGACGCAGCGGTGACGGGCAAAGGGCACGGCCACGGGCATGGCCACGGACACGGGCACGGGCACCGTTCGGTGGACCGCGTCGACACGGCGTTGGAGAGCAGCCGCAAGGGCATGCGCGCGCTGGTGGTGTCGTTCGCCGCGCTCTTCGCGACCGCCCTCGCGCAGGCCGTCCTGGTGGCGCTGACCGGTTCGGTCGCGCTGCTCGGCGACACCGTGCACAACTTCGCCGACGCCCTGACCTCGGTGCCGCTGGCCATCGCGTTCGTGCTGGGCCGCCGCGCGGCGTCCCGCCGGTTCACCTACGGCCTGGGCCGCGCCGAGGACCTGGCCGGCGTCGCCGTGGTGCTGGTGATCGCCGCGTCCGCGGTCTACGCGGGCTGGGAGTCGGTGCGCGGCCTGCTCGACCCGCACCCGGTGCGGCACCTGTGGGTCGTCGCCGCGGCGGGCGCGATCGGCTTCCTGGGCAACGAGCTGGTCGCGCGGTACCGCATCCGCGTCGGCCGGGAGATCGGCTCGGCCGCCCTGGTCGCCGACGGCCTGCACGCCCGCACCGACGGCTTCACGTCCCTGGCCGTGGTCCTCGGCGGCGCCGGCGTCGCCCTGGGCTTCCCGCTCGCGGACCCGCTGGTGGGCCTGGGCATGACCGCGGCGATCCTGTTCGTGCTGCGCGACGCGGCGGCCGAGGTGTTCGGCCGGCTGCTCGACGCGGTCGACCCGGCCTCGGTCGACCTGGCCCGGCACGCCGCCGAGCGGGTCGAGGGCGTGGTGCGGGCCGAGCGGGTGCGGATGCGGTGGACCGGGCACGTGCTGCGGGCGGAGCTGGCGATCGCGGTGGACGCCGGGTTGAGCGTGGCGCAGGGGCACCACATCGCGCACGAGGTCGAGCGGCACCTCAAGCGG
This portion of the Saccharothrix syringae genome encodes:
- a CDS encoding NAD(P)-dependent oxidoreductase, whose product is MVAVVLGTGLMGAGMARSLLRAGLEVVVWNRRADKARPLAEAGARVAEDPASAVGDADVVITMLFDADSTAEVMAEALPAVPKGATWLQCATVGLDGAERLAALAAEHGVDLVDAPVLGTRQPAEQGRLTALAAAPEALRERVRPVLDAVASRVVWAGERPGDGQRLKLVANSWVLSITAATAQAVALARGLGVAPGAFLEAISGGPVDSAYAQTKGRAMVDGDFTPSFGVDGAAKDSALIVEAMGAAGTDDRLMRVLHDHYRAAYRGTPEDMAAVVRAFGS
- a CDS encoding TIGR02452 family protein; this encodes MSSRLRALAREAVEIAERGSYRVGGVEVDVRAAVGRAVAGTRLHEPDDPLGVPEFRGAAAVEVTGESTLAAARRLGDAACLVFASARNPGGGFLNGAQAQEESLARSSALYPCLLAAGGFYTHHRAHAELTYSDRVIHSPGVPVFRDDDGALLPEPHPVSFLTAAAPNRAAIARTQPHLLPEVPAVLERRAARVLRVAAAHGHRRLVLGAWGCGVFGNDPVAVAGAFRAALRENPFFEHVTFAVLERRRGAPTFEAFTGVFGRNGGAVPTAALTSDR
- a CDS encoding DUF6292 family protein, yielding MDWEFDENVIRALRAYVLRVTRALGLSGESSYVQEDTAYLALDGRLPGFPDRDVALLWDAERGWALALESDSSEPPFVVARMRDRVRPEPIAVARWVEGLELMTDKAVAAGDEMLAAS
- a CDS encoding amidase codes for the protein MRSLFAALLCALLVAPPAHADSRPALDLDAATIPQLARRMDAGSLTSVELTRAYLRRIDTVDRRVRSVLAVDPEALRQAAESDRRRARGQARGLMDGIPVLLKDNIDTRSGGTAGSRALRVPPRDDAELVRRLREAGAVVLGKTNLSEWANFRSTRSTSGWSGVGGQTNNPYVLDRNPCGSSSGSGAAVAASLAQVAVGTETDGSIVCPSGQNGVVGLKPTLGRVSGDGIVPISAQQDTAGPMARHVVDAAILMSALEGRGADYARALTPDALRGARVGVWRKAGRDAEVDRVVQSAVDVLRRNGATVVEVELPYQDEIDAVEFPALITEFKHDLEAYLKSRPGVPRTLTELIAFNEADPVELSRFGQELFHEAEKAPPITDPTYREQRRTATDLARRSIDEVLAAHRLDVVMAPTNSPAWRTDYANGDAYVLGSSTPAAVSGYPNATVPAGFAGPLPIGVSFMAGHGADARVLRFAAAFERAAPVRRAPAYLPTVS
- a CDS encoding L-histidine N(alpha)-methyltransferase, with protein sequence MAASERRLVDDLAKAIDGADFAWSLVLVGEDQRDKLAALTSDLLGKPSATGDGKQITSGYAYWGIGPTIAWAHACADPFYLVMKQSLDSFTRRWNEVRDHVGAGFHHVSFGVGTGHKDRLVLSHLLDRHPDLLYVPVDMSSEMLRLGTQQATTGLGLRGHRVAPVQLDFSLRDNLAAFRDLVHRVVGDEPVLYSLLGNTLANFDRDAELLADLTSITRPQDLFLLEVATTEALSEELAGEAVEEYERSHAYRKFVTSALMHNTDLTIRLDSVRFHGSVEGDRALKVKVVYQNQTGGDLVVMLPDRNRVPFPEHDTIRLYLTRKYARSALDRVVAEAGMRRVAVTHSDFQVARSAHGFGMDLLLLAPGGVPRRGDDPARDIWEN
- a CDS encoding ArsR/SmtB family transcription factor gives rise to the protein MHSALPDFDMPNEEQVHLAAESFRLLADPTRIKVLWALLQGESSVACLAEVAGAAPTAVSQHLAKLRLAGLVKGRREGTFVYYSAANDHVKGLLAQALFHADHVDRDLPPAADPEQEVAHHKR
- a CDS encoding HNH endonuclease family protein → MLRRTAAALAALFLAVTGCEAVDTLPGAAPGGTAVDRVPEGTPDAPTARTLLAQLPVAQPGRMEGYARDCDNGEGCVFGRPWEDVDGDGCDQRSQVLARDLTDVRRKEGRCGVESGTLLDPYTGETVTGVSKIQIDHVVPLAEMWRSGAAGWPRERRVAAANDLRNLVATAGKVNQAKGDQTPDRWMPPNGAYACQYGRIYAGIKAQYGLTVTAAERTALEQALATCG
- a CDS encoding cation diffusion facilitator family transporter; protein product: MTGKGHGHGHGHGHGHGHRSVDRVDTALESSRKGMRALVVSFAALFATALAQAVLVALTGSVALLGDTVHNFADALTSVPLAIAFVLGRRAASRRFTYGLGRAEDLAGVAVVLVIAASAVYAGWESVRGLLDPHPVRHLWVVAAAGAIGFLGNELVARYRIRVGREIGSAALVADGLHARTDGFTSLAVVLGGAGVALGFPLADPLVGLGMTAAILFVLRDAAAEVFGRLLDAVDPASVDLARHAAERVEGVVRAERVRMRWTGHVLRAELAIAVDAGLSVAQGHHIAHEVERHLKRAVPRLAAVTVHTEPATAPA